Within Candidatus Hydrogenedentota bacterium, the genomic segment GTGCGAATGGAAGCAAGGCGAAACGGATACGGACCCAACAAGGAAGACCGCCACGCCGGTCAAGGTTGATTTACCTTCTCATGGAAGCACGAGCACGAGTAGGAGCACGAGCAGGGCAAATCGTGCGAGTTTCAAACTCAGGGCACTAGTGGTTGCTTGGTTGGGGTACTGATCGGTTGACTGATTTTCGCCCCGGTGCTACCATCCGCCAAACTGTCTGAGGAGCCATGAGCCGCGCGTCTGCCCAGTTGGCGCATCGCGGACACGCTCGAATTGTTTTCAACCTTTCCGGAGGACGACACCGATGCGCGTGTTTGACGACAACAGTTACAGCATTGGCAATACCCCGCTTGTACGGCTGCACAAGCTCGACAAGGGGCTGAAGGCGAAAGTATTCGGCAAGGTCGAAGGGCGCAACCCGGCTTATTCGGTGAAATGCCGCATCGGCGCGGCCATGATCTGGGACGCGGAAAAGCGTGGCGCGTTGAAGCCTGGCGGCACGATAGTCGAACCGACATCGGGGAATACGGGTATTGCGCTGGCGTTTGTTGCGGCGGCGCGCGGGTACAAACTGATACTCACGATGCCGGAAACGATGAGCCTCGAGCGGAGGCAGATGCTGAAGGCGTTCGGTTCGCAGCTTGTGCTGACGCCGGGCGAAAAAGGCATGCCCGGCGCAATCGCCCAGGCGGAAGAAATCCAGGCGGAGCACCCGGACTACTTCATGCCGCAGCAGTTCAAGAACCCGGCCAACCCGGAGATTCACTTCAAGACGACCGGCCCGGAAATCTGGAACGATACCGACGGGCAAATTGACGTGTTGGTGTCCGGCATCGGCACGGGTGGCACGATCACGGGCGTGTCCCGCTACATCAAGCACGAAAAGAAGAAGGCGATCACGAGTGTCGCGATCGAGCCGGAAGCGTCGCCGGTCCTTTCGGGCGGGCAGCGCGGACCGCATAAGATTCAGGGTATCGGCGCGGGATTCAAGCCGGATGTGCTTGATATGAGCCTGGTTGATCGCATCGAACTGATCTCGAATGACGAGGCCTTCGAGTATGCGCGCCGGTTGACGCGTGAAGAAGGCATCATCGGGGGTATCAGTTGCGGCGCGGCCGCGGCGGTGGCGTTGCGCCTCGCGGCGCTGGATGAGTTCGCTGGCAAGACGATCGTGACGATACTGCCGGACTCGGGCGAGCGCTATTTGTCTACGCCGTTGTTCGAAGTGTAAATGCGCATAGCGAGAGTAGAAACATCAAGGGCGAACCGGTGGTTCGCCCTTTACCATTTGAGGTAGCAGAACATGCACGAGCGAATTCCCGGACTTGGAACCTTGGCGCTGCACGGCGGTCAGTCGCCCGACCCGGCAACAAACGCGCGGGCGGTGCCGATCTACCAGACGACGTCGTACGTCTTCAACGACAGCGCGCACGCGGCGCGGCTGTTCGCGCTCGAGGAGTTCGGAAACATCTACTCGCGCATCATGAACCCTACGGTCGATGTATTTGAAAAGCGCATGGCGGCGTTGGAAGGCGGTGTCGGCGCGCTGGCAACGGCGTCGGGATCGGCGGCAATTACGCTCGCGTCGCTCAACATCTGCAAGATGGGACAAAACATCGTTTCGTCGCAGACGCTGTACGGCGGCACGTATAACCTGTTTCATCATACGTTCAAGAACTACGGTATCGACGTGCGGTTTGTCGACGCGACCGATCCGGACAATTTCGCCAGCCAGATCGACGACAACACCCGCTTCCTGTTTATTGAGTCGATCGGCAATCCCGCGAACGACGTTGTGGACTTCGACGCAATCGCGAAAGTTGCGCACGACCACGACATTCCGCTGATGGTGGACAGCACGGTGACGTCGCCGCTGCTGTTTCGGCCGATCGACTACGGCGCGGACATCGTCGTTCACTCCGCGACCAAGATTATCGGCGGGCACGGCACGTCCATCGGCGGGGTGATCGTCGACAGCGGCCGGTTCGATTGGAACAACGGCAAGTTCCCGGAGCTGACGGAACCGTGCGACAGCTATCACGGGATGAAGTTTTACGAGGCGTTCAAACCCGTCGGCAACATTTCGTACATACTGAAGGCACGCGTGACGCTGCTGCGCGACATGGGACCGTGCATGTCGCCGTTTAACGCATTCATGTTCCTGCTGGGCCTCGAGACGCTGCACCTGCGCGCGCCGCGCCACTGCGAGAACGCGCTGGCGCTCGCGCAGTACCTGGAATCGCACAAGAACGTCGAGTGGGTGAACTATCCGGGCCTGAAGAGTCACAAGGACTACGTGCGCGCGCAGAAGTATTTGCCGAAGGGACAGGGCGCGATCATGACGTTTGGCATTAAGGGCGGCTACGAGGCAGGCGTAAAGTTTATCAACAGCGTGAAGCTGGCGTCCCACCTCGCCAACGTACTCGATGCGAAGACGCTCGTTATCCATCCGTCCTCGACGACGCACCAGCAGCTCAGCGCCGACGAACAGAAGGCGGCGGGCGTCACGCCGAACATGGTCCGCGTATCCTGCGGCCTTGAAGACATCGAGGACATCATCGCCGACTTCGAGCAGGCGCTGGCTGCCGCGGGG encodes:
- a CDS encoding O-acetylhomoserine aminocarboxypropyltransferase/cysteine synthase, with product MHERIPGLGTLALHGGQSPDPATNARAVPIYQTTSYVFNDSAHAARLFALEEFGNIYSRIMNPTVDVFEKRMAALEGGVGALATASGSAAITLASLNICKMGQNIVSSQTLYGGTYNLFHHTFKNYGIDVRFVDATDPDNFASQIDDNTRFLFIESIGNPANDVVDFDAIAKVAHDHDIPLMVDSTVTSPLLFRPIDYGADIVVHSATKIIGGHGTSIGGVIVDSGRFDWNNGKFPELTEPCDSYHGMKFYEAFKPVGNISYILKARVTLLRDMGPCMSPFNAFMFLLGLETLHLRAPRHCENALALAQYLESHKNVEWVNYPGLKSHKDYVRAQKYLPKGQGAIMTFGIKGGYEAGVKFINSVKLASHLANVLDAKTLVIHPSSTTHQQLSADEQKAAGVTPNMVRVSCGLEDIEDIIADFEQALAAAGQ
- the cysK gene encoding cysteine synthase A — its product is MRVFDDNSYSIGNTPLVRLHKLDKGLKAKVFGKVEGRNPAYSVKCRIGAAMIWDAEKRGALKPGGTIVEPTSGNTGIALAFVAAARGYKLILTMPETMSLERRQMLKAFGSQLVLTPGEKGMPGAIAQAEEIQAEHPDYFMPQQFKNPANPEIHFKTTGPEIWNDTDGQIDVLVSGIGTGGTITGVSRYIKHEKKKAITSVAIEPEASPVLSGGQRGPHKIQGIGAGFKPDVLDMSLVDRIELISNDEAFEYARRLTREEGIIGGISCGAAAAVALRLAALDEFAGKTIVTILPDSGERYLSTPLFEV